One Ciona intestinalis unplaced genomic scaffold, KH HT000208.1, whole genome shotgun sequence genomic window, ttacaagttaccacgtatgtaactttgtgtgtgattgttttctgtttggctgataatttggacaactgggttaaaggcaggacacatacgcccacagtggttACAGCATCGAGCCATATCCTTTCGAACAGAGGCGGGCGCACTTACTGAACCACCGTCTACAGGTGGGCGGTCATATGATACAATTATGTGGATACTCCGCTAACTATGTGGACGGTTAATATATCcagaaaacaataacaataaaatgacTGCACGTATACCGCAGTTTGTAacgtcattatgacgtaataccTGCAGTTTGGGCATCCTCCTGCTTGTACGACCACCACAGGGGCTTGTGCAACTCCTTGCTGCTGTGGGACGTAACCCATTTGTTGTTGGGGTGGGGGCGCATACCCCATTTGCTGTTGAGGTGGGGGCGCATACCCCATCTGTTGCTGGGGGTGCGGGGCACCATAGTTCTGCATGGGCGGTTTCTCAcctgttataaaaattacGGATTAAAAATAGACGCAAAGAATGTATACGTTTATGCGCTTCTAATGGGATGAATTAAGTTACAGAACaacagaaaacataaataacGTACAGGCTTAAAGTAAGTATCAAAAAAACTAAGTGAATTCGGacgagaaaaatagaatgaaaatgtgtcctatctttccccactctctactatgtgttttattatgtgTGGCATCTAAACCAACAGAACATCTAAAATacctaaattttaattattgttgcatcacaaagaaatataaaaatactaacTTTGTTACGTATTAATACCGTATAATAACGTCATAATTCGTATTTGCGTGTACGAGAATTCTTATCTCATGATAAATAATGAGTATTGTTACGTATTATAATGagcattgttacgtattaTGATATTATGACGTACCTTCGTGTGCGGGGTAGGGCGGGGGAGCTTGTTGGGccatttcttattttttatttaaatatctgtaaacaaaataaacttctCAACTTTTCCCATATACTGTACATCACGCATTACATCTACTTGCTGTTTAAACACCAGCACACATGGTTCAATGAACTCATACATGCACTATGTTGCATACACTATGTTGCATTATAAAGTGAATACAAACAGCGCTGCTTACAGTATTACACCATGCACACAGCAGTTGTATTACATCCGGAATGAATATATTGAACAGTGTAGTAAGTACCAACCAAACCTTATATTAAAATCAGTAACTAATTAACCAACAACAAATACGATACAAAACTGAAACTAAAGTGACATGACTGTACAAGCAGTGACtcaaacaaaacatatcaTAATCTACAGTGGGCGTGGCTGGTTCAGTCATGCATTGAAACGCTTAACATATatctatatagtagagtgggggagatgggacacctttaactcCATTTCcttgttccatttagtagtaaacaaagaacattcaaagaattataaaactatatcctcaccaCTCATATAAAACGTTGTTAacggtttaaaacacgatcaagatatttagatattatgtgcttaaggtgtcccatcttccctcaacctactatacattactATCCCCCACTTTCTATAACTAATATACCGCACCCAACCACAACAATATCCTTTTCTCAAAACAAACTTCTGGTTGCTGTGACTTCTCTGAGCGATTATGGAAACTACGCCGCTTGTTGATAACACTTCACTCTTTTACGTCATAGACGACTGCAGTAACGTTCATTGAGAAACAACCCCGAgctgttatgacgtcacacacgtTTATAGCTTCTAGAACGGCTCACTCGAGTTATCGAAATCACAATTCTagtaaagaatttaaaaccagtatgacgtcacactcatTTTACGTCATTTTAGGGGCGCGAATAAATAATTGTCGCTTAGATTCGAAATATTAAAGATTATGTTGTTGAGCGAATGTTCAAACAAAACGACATTTACAAATATGAGTTTGTTTGAATAATCGAACGAAACGATCAACAGCGATCAATAGGCTACAACTTGCCGCAAACacattattataatatgttaGCTTTACAGTTATATAGTACATCTATAACCGTTGGCAAGCAACAGTGTATAACGTCCCAGTAGGCAGTAAACGTATGATTCATACTAAAATAACAAGGTACCAACAATCGAAAGCGACTGACCGATCCTTCTTACTCACACAGAACATACAAAGGGGGGGTggaatgtttaaactgtttcaTCTGACTAATAAATTTAACGACTTTTTAggcaaacattttattttacgtttaatatttgtaatttttgttttacaacataTTAAACTACCACAACAACAAAGAAACCACCCACCAGTATATTATCATCATGCATGTGCCACCCCTGGAATTATATCAATGGTGTGACTCTATATGGTTGAGCGCTTGCATCACACACATAATACGGGTtcgatgctaccattgtggggtgTGATTacctgggcaagacactaagtgctccaacccagtggtcactataaatgagttgtctaagttgtcagccatacagaaaaacaatcacctacaaagttacatacgtggtaactcgtatgcgggcacgaagtgtatgaaacagaacacccgtgttataacgactgttgttgctgcGGAATGagagtataaataagttaagttgaACCGCATGGCGAATCCCCCCCACCACACATGCTTCTGATGATACCACTGAACAATCTTCAAGCGTTGCGGGAAATCCCCCACTACGTCACGCATCATCACCGTTACCATAGTTACGAAggtttcatgacgtcacaatcaccaATACTATTTATTGTAATACCAAGTGTTCAagtatattacgtcacaatgtcaCATACGAACCTTTGATTGCctaaatactttatattttttaattttaaccgAACAAAAAtaacgaagatcaaattaattaaaacaacgaagaaaaggGAATTAGATTAGTAACAAAACGACATTCAAAACACGCCCCGGTAAAAACTATTTGAGTGTAAAACACAAAGTGTGGCtgttaaactaataaaacaaAGATGTCATGTTGCTATGCATGCTACCACAGCGTTGCTTCTACACAAACAAACTTATAATTTCACTTTTCTGCCcaaacataacacctgtgtttgcTTCGTgagaatacaaaacaaaactttctatttgcaaacaattaaaatacatttctaaAGTTAGCGtcataaataattaacaaacatggttgttacgtcataatacagtGAATAATTCATTGTTCCCGATCAACAAAGATGGCGAAACATAAACGGTAATTTGGACCAAAcctgttttatgtatggctgacattttagacaaccaattagtgaccactgggttgaagtaattACCGTTAAGTCTTGCTAAGGATACATACGACCACAATCGTAGCAGCGT contains:
- the LOC100176190 gene encoding brain protein I3-like produces the protein MAQQAPPPYPAHEGEKPPMQNYGAPHPQQQMGYAPPPQQQMGYAPPPQQQMGYVPQQQGVAQAPVVVVQAGGCPNCRAGVMVDDYTCCGICLAIFFFPIGILCCLAMKQRRCSNCGKTF